In Candidatus Eisenbacteria bacterium, the following are encoded in one genomic region:
- a CDS encoding bifunctional 5,10-methylene-tetrahydrofolate dehydrogenase/5,10-methylene-tetrahydrofolate cyclohydrolase produces MSARLLEGKHIAAALRKEIKAEVEELMRLGIVPGLTMIRVGQDPASITYMNAKAKSSEEVGVRSAIVELPRDCREEQIATLLGEIGRDTSIHGVIVQLPLPPHLDVLRVLSLMNPEKDVDGFHPINVGRLSMGEPLFVPATPMGIKELLDRSDVSVEGAHVVIVGRSMIVGKPLANYLSLKKPGLNATVTLCHSSSTNLEKITRSADILVSAVGRAEFVRASMVSPGAVVVDVGMNRIDDPSTPTGNRLVGDVKFDEVSEIASAITPVPGGVGPMTVAMLLRNTVEACRMQTGDRNEHVR; encoded by the coding sequence ATGTCCGCGAGGTTACTCGAGGGGAAGCACATAGCGGCAGCTCTGAGAAAGGAAATCAAGGCCGAGGTCGAGGAACTGATGCGACTCGGCATCGTGCCGGGTCTCACGATGATACGGGTCGGCCAGGATCCTGCTTCCATCACATACATGAACGCGAAGGCCAAGTCGTCCGAGGAAGTCGGGGTGCGGTCCGCAATCGTGGAACTGCCACGGGATTGCAGGGAGGAGCAAATCGCGACGCTCCTCGGAGAGATCGGGCGTGACACTTCGATACACGGAGTCATAGTGCAGCTCCCCCTTCCGCCGCATCTGGACGTATTGAGGGTACTGAGCCTAATGAATCCCGAGAAGGACGTTGACGGCTTCCATCCGATCAACGTGGGGAGGCTTTCGATGGGCGAGCCTCTTTTTGTCCCTGCTACCCCCATGGGCATAAAGGAATTGCTGGACAGAAGCGACGTCTCTGTGGAGGGTGCCCACGTCGTGATTGTTGGCAGGAGCATGATAGTGGGAAAGCCTCTGGCAAACTACCTGAGTCTCAAGAAGCCCGGTCTCAACGCGACCGTGACCCTCTGCCATTCTTCGTCCACGAACCTCGAGAAAATAACTCGTTCCGCCGACATACTGGTCTCGGCCGTGGGGAGGGCAGAGTTCGTGCGGGCTTCCATGGTTTCTCCAGGCGCAGTAGTCGTGGACGTCGGGATGAATAGAATAGACGATCCGTCTACGCCGACGGGGAACAGGCTCGTGGGTGACGTGAAGTTCGACGAGGTGAGTGAGATCGCCTCCGCAATAACGCCGGTTCCCGGCGGGGTGGGTCCCATGACCGTGGCAATGCTTCTGAGAAACACCGTCGAGGCATGCAGGATGCAAACGGGAGATCGAAATGAACATGTCCGGTAG
- the recN gene encoding DNA repair protein RecN — protein MLKQLTISGLAVVKELSLEFEPGLNVLTGETGAGKSIIVGAIGLVVAEKAGSEIVRTGEKAARIAGVFEMGRSRGVLREIEAAGIESDSDEVVVKREISSEGRTRAYLNGEPVSLNVLKRIGDLLVDFHGQHEHQSLLRKSTHVDLLDAFGSTRELRGKVWEVCLSLRQTRDELERFLSGQREVQAQIEFTRFQVSDIESAQLKEGEEERLEEERAVLANFEKLASAVREASSLLYEDELACVERLSRASKALKSVSAIDGKLEALQAELASAEIAVGEVGRSLGSYLQSLEFSPSRLDEIESRLDLIGRMKKKYGRSVAEIVQFGKELKSKLSSAEGDSTRECELGAEIQERTTELRKAAQLLIEKRRTAAKKLEREVEKELASLGMKDTKFVVELELRDEESHDVELEGKKVKVGAQGPGEVQFFISPNVGEDLRPLVRIASGGEVSRIMLALKTVLVQADAVDVMVFDEIDVGIGGKIAGVVGEKLKALSRAKQIICITHIPMIACLGDTHFFVSKEVEGGRTYASAKALGREERVKEIARMLAGDKVSETTLKQAREMLVRP, from the coding sequence TTGCTGAAGCAGCTCACCATAAGCGGACTTGCAGTCGTCAAGGAGCTCTCGCTGGAGTTCGAGCCCGGTCTCAACGTGCTGACGGGTGAGACGGGAGCTGGAAAATCAATCATAGTGGGGGCAATAGGGCTGGTAGTTGCCGAGAAGGCTGGTTCTGAAATCGTGCGGACCGGCGAAAAGGCGGCGAGAATAGCCGGCGTCTTTGAGATGGGGCGTAGCAGGGGAGTTCTGCGGGAGATTGAGGCAGCAGGAATCGAGTCAGACTCGGACGAAGTCGTCGTGAAGAGGGAGATCTCGTCGGAGGGACGGACGCGCGCCTACCTAAACGGTGAGCCCGTTTCCTTGAATGTTCTGAAGAGAATCGGGGATCTACTCGTTGACTTCCACGGCCAGCACGAACACCAGTCACTTCTCAGGAAGAGCACGCACGTCGATTTGCTCGACGCCTTCGGCTCTACACGTGAGCTGAGGGGGAAAGTCTGGGAGGTTTGCCTGAGCCTCAGGCAAACCAGAGATGAACTTGAGCGGTTTCTCTCCGGGCAACGCGAGGTGCAGGCGCAGATCGAGTTCACAAGGTTCCAGGTTTCAGACATTGAATCAGCGCAACTGAAGGAGGGTGAGGAGGAGAGACTCGAGGAAGAACGAGCCGTGTTGGCGAACTTTGAGAAGCTCGCCTCCGCAGTCAGAGAGGCCAGCAGTCTTCTCTACGAAGACGAGTTGGCGTGCGTAGAGAGGCTATCGAGGGCGTCGAAGGCCCTCAAGAGCGTCTCCGCAATAGATGGGAAGCTTGAGGCGCTCCAGGCGGAGCTCGCCTCCGCTGAGATTGCGGTGGGAGAAGTGGGGCGTTCGCTGGGAAGCTACTTGCAGTCGCTGGAGTTCTCGCCGTCGAGGCTGGACGAGATTGAATCGCGACTCGATCTGATCGGCAGGATGAAGAAGAAATACGGCCGGAGTGTGGCCGAGATAGTGCAGTTCGGAAAGGAACTCAAGTCGAAGCTCTCCTCGGCAGAGGGTGACTCGACGAGGGAGTGCGAGCTCGGAGCCGAAATTCAGGAGCGAACAACCGAGTTGAGAAAAGCCGCACAACTTCTCATTGAGAAAAGGCGAACGGCCGCAAAGAAGCTGGAGCGCGAGGTCGAAAAGGAGCTCGCCAGTCTCGGCATGAAGGACACCAAATTCGTGGTCGAATTGGAGCTCCGCGACGAGGAGTCGCACGACGTCGAACTTGAGGGAAAGAAGGTCAAAGTGGGCGCTCAGGGCCCTGGAGAAGTCCAATTCTTCATTTCTCCCAACGTGGGAGAGGACTTGAGACCGCTCGTGCGCATCGCCTCAGGCGGAGAGGTGTCCAGAATAATGCTCGCACTGAAGACGGTGCTGGTGCAGGCCGACGCCGTGGACGTGATGGTGTTTGATGAAATAGACGTTGGAATAGGGGGCAAGATCGCCGGAGTGGTTGGTGAGAAACTGAAGGCGCTTTCGCGCGCCAAGCAGATCATCTGCATCACGCACATCCCGATGATTGCCTGCCTGGGAGATACGCACTTCTTCGTGTCGAAGGAGGTTGAGGGGGGAAGAACCTATGCCAGCGCGAAGGCCTTAGGCCGCGAAGAGAGAGTGAAGGAGATTGCACGCATGCTGGCAGGAGACAAGGTTTCCGAAACCACCCTCAAGCAGGCGAGGGAGATGCTAGTGCGCCCGTAG
- the dxs gene encoding 1-deoxy-D-xylulose-5-phosphate synthase, whose product MGRLLDNIKTPDDLKRLSVPELTELAAEIRERIISVVSATGGHLAPSLGAVELAIAIHYVFDSPKDKIIWDVGHQAYAHKILTGRNESFSSLRQEGGLSGFPKPSESEHDAFGTGHGSTSISAALGMSCARDIRGENYRVVAVIGDGSLTGGLSFEGLNQAGGLGKRLIVIINDNKMSISPNVGALAKYMTKLISAPGYRRFEADLWELLGRMPSGGRARYLAGRITESLKGLLLPGTIFEELGFKYYGPIDGHNISDLIAVLTQLKEVKIPVMLHTLTVKGKGYKRAEENSSLYHGVGAFDKITGEAEKKTKYPTYTDVFGSAIVEIGAQFKDVTVITAAMKDNTGLAGFADRFPERFFDVGMAEGHAVTFAAGLASRGALPVVAIYSTFLQRAFDHIVHDVALQNLKVVFVVDRAGVVGEDGPTHHGCLDLAYLRAVPGLTVMAPKDEGELRNMLFTAVKACPGPAAIRFPRSEGVGSDATLAFSELRGGRAECVREGEDVVLCAIGSMVYPCLEAAEMLSEKGIKAGVVNARFAKPVDDELICRLARKSGKLVTVEEGSLAGGFGSAVLECLEANGVCASVKRLGIPDAFIEHASRGALLEKLGLTARGIAKATLSFLGASELK is encoded by the coding sequence GTGGGAAGGCTTCTCGACAACATCAAAACGCCCGATGACTTGAAAAGACTCTCCGTCCCCGAACTCACCGAGCTCGCCGCAGAGATCAGAGAGAGAATTATCTCCGTTGTCTCCGCTACCGGCGGTCACCTTGCCCCGAGCCTCGGAGCAGTGGAGCTTGCCATAGCCATCCACTACGTTTTTGACTCTCCCAAGGACAAGATTATATGGGACGTGGGACACCAGGCGTACGCGCACAAGATACTGACCGGCAGAAACGAATCGTTCTCTTCGTTGAGGCAGGAGGGCGGCCTCAGCGGTTTTCCAAAACCAAGCGAGAGTGAACACGACGCGTTCGGAACCGGCCACGGCAGCACGTCAATCTCTGCCGCGCTCGGAATGAGCTGCGCACGAGACATAAGAGGAGAGAACTATCGCGTGGTGGCCGTGATCGGAGATGGTTCGTTGACCGGCGGGCTTTCTTTCGAGGGACTGAACCAGGCAGGCGGCCTCGGGAAAAGACTCATAGTCATTATCAACGACAACAAGATGTCGATCTCTCCCAACGTCGGCGCCCTGGCGAAGTACATGACCAAGCTCATATCGGCCCCGGGCTACAGGCGCTTTGAGGCGGACCTGTGGGAGCTGCTGGGCAGGATGCCGTCAGGCGGAAGGGCCAGGTATCTCGCGGGAAGGATCACCGAAAGTCTCAAGGGCCTTCTTCTTCCCGGAACGATCTTCGAAGAGTTGGGATTCAAGTACTACGGTCCCATTGACGGGCACAATATCTCGGATCTCATCGCGGTGTTGACACAGTTGAAAGAGGTGAAGATACCCGTGATGCTGCACACGCTGACAGTGAAGGGGAAGGGCTACAAGCGGGCCGAAGAGAATTCGAGCCTCTATCACGGTGTCGGCGCCTTTGACAAGATAACCGGCGAGGCGGAAAAGAAGACCAAGTACCCAACTTACACAGACGTTTTCGGCAGCGCGATTGTGGAAATCGGAGCTCAATTCAAGGACGTGACGGTGATCACGGCGGCGATGAAGGACAACACCGGCCTTGCGGGATTCGCCGATAGATTTCCAGAAAGATTCTTCGACGTCGGAATGGCAGAGGGCCACGCTGTTACCTTCGCGGCAGGGCTTGCGTCCAGAGGGGCGCTGCCTGTCGTGGCGATCTATTCCACGTTTTTGCAGAGAGCGTTTGACCACATCGTTCACGACGTGGCACTCCAGAATCTCAAGGTCGTGTTTGTGGTGGACAGAGCCGGTGTCGTTGGAGAGGATGGGCCGACGCACCACGGTTGTCTGGACCTTGCCTACTTGAGAGCCGTACCGGGTCTGACCGTCATGGCTCCGAAGGACGAAGGCGAACTGCGGAACATGCTTTTCACGGCCGTGAAGGCCTGCCCGGGACCGGCCGCAATAAGATTTCCCCGTTCGGAGGGAGTGGGGTCAGACGCGACTTTGGCCTTCAGTGAGCTTCGTGGCGGTCGTGCCGAGTGCGTGCGGGAGGGCGAGGACGTCGTCCTCTGCGCGATAGGCTCCATGGTGTATCCTTGCCTGGAGGCGGCCGAGATGCTTTCGGAGAAGGGAATCAAAGCGGGAGTCGTCAACGCGAGGTTCGCGAAACCTGTTGACGACGAGCTGATTTGCCGCCTCGCGAGGAAGTCGGGTAAACTGGTCACCGTCGAGGAAGGGTCGCTGGCGGGAGGCTTCGGCTCGGCGGTGCTCGAATGCCTCGAGGCGAACGGCGTCTGCGCCAGCGTGAAGCGGCTCGGAATTCCGGATGCCTTTATCGAACATGCGAGTAGGGGAGCCTTGCTGGAAAAGCTCGGGCTCACCGCCCGGGGGATTGCAAAGGCAACGTTGAGTTTTTTGGGGGCGAGTGAACTCAAATGA
- a CDS encoding cell division protein ZapA yields MSEDQSVIKVQIFGGEYKIRGEANPEYIAEVARYVDSKMREINEKLSVTSLGKVAILASLNLADELFKERKERDTTLSQIRDKAASLASKLEEAVADA; encoded by the coding sequence ATGAGCGAAGACCAGAGCGTCATCAAGGTTCAGATATTCGGGGGAGAATACAAGATTCGTGGAGAGGCCAACCCGGAATACATTGCGGAAGTTGCGCGATACGTGGACTCCAAGATGAGAGAGATAAACGAGAAACTGTCGGTAACCTCGCTGGGCAAGGTGGCCATTCTTGCTTCCCTGAATCTTGCGGACGAGCTATTCAAAGAGAGAAAGGAACGTGACACTACGCTCTCGCAAATCCGTGACAAGGCAGCCTCACTCGCCTCGAAACTTGAGGAGGCAGTGGCTGATGCTTAG
- a CDS encoding TIGR00282 family metallophosphoesterase → MLMRVLFLADVVGSPGRYALKVLSSLSAELKADFCIANGENAAGGFGLTRPIAEEFFSLGVHVITSGNHLWDRREATELVAEEPRVLRPANYPPGVPGLGAGVFTARNGSRVAVLNLLGRVFMKEVDCPFRCAEEAVERLRSETPVIVVDVHAEATSEKVALGWFLDGKVSAVVGTHTHVQTADERILPKGTGYITDAGMTGPFDSVIGIEKEAAIQRFLSQTPVRLVPAKLDVRINGVILDIEPTTGVCTHIERLSRRANVGEEK, encoded by the coding sequence TTGTTGATGCGAGTGCTTTTTCTTGCAGACGTGGTGGGCTCGCCCGGCAGGTATGCTCTCAAGGTCTTGTCGTCACTTTCTGCCGAGCTGAAGGCCGATTTTTGCATAGCGAACGGAGAGAACGCGGCCGGCGGATTCGGGCTCACCAGACCGATCGCCGAGGAATTCTTTTCGCTCGGCGTCCACGTTATCACCAGCGGAAACCACCTTTGGGACAGACGAGAGGCCACTGAACTGGTGGCCGAGGAACCCAGGGTCTTAAGACCCGCGAACTACCCGCCGGGCGTTCCAGGTTTGGGGGCGGGTGTCTTTACCGCGCGGAACGGGAGCAGGGTAGCAGTTCTCAATCTCCTGGGCCGCGTTTTCATGAAAGAGGTGGACTGCCCCTTCAGATGTGCCGAGGAGGCGGTAGAGCGATTGAGATCCGAGACGCCCGTGATAGTAGTGGACGTGCACGCGGAGGCCACGAGCGAGAAAGTGGCGCTCGGATGGTTCTTGGACGGAAAAGTGAGCGCGGTTGTCGGGACGCACACGCACGTCCAGACCGCTGATGAGAGAATATTGCCCAAGGGGACCGGCTACATCACCGACGCGGGGATGACGGGACCTTTTGATTCGGTCATAGGCATCGAGAAGGAGGCCGCCATACAGCGATTTCTTTCCCAGACGCCGGTCAGGCTCGTGCCGGCGAAATTGGACGTGAGAATCAACGGCGTGATCTTGGATATCGAGCCCACGACCGGTGTCTGCACGCACATCGAGAGACTGTCAAGGCGTGCGAACGTCGGTGAGGAGAAATAG
- a CDS encoding NAD(+)/NADH kinase, with protein sequence MKNVGIVANLNKENALGTVKEIVQWLEQRGTTAWLEERVATAMGREGFSLSELPSKCELMVALGGDGTLLAVARHACRARIPLLGVNLGGLGFLTELTVPEVIPTLEKIGRGQLLVEERMMLEARVEDASGQVTSRYACLNDAVMNKSAFSRAVQINMWVSDFYVGTFLADGLIVSTPTGSTAYALSAGGPVMKPTIRALIATPICPHTLAVRPLIFSEDEELKIEVLADKSEVTLTMDGQEGRRLARGEKALFRKANESTLLVRSGDRSFYEVLRTKLGWGGLAKR encoded by the coding sequence ATGAAGAACGTGGGCATTGTCGCGAATCTGAATAAGGAAAACGCTTTGGGTACCGTGAAGGAAATCGTGCAGTGGCTCGAACAGCGGGGGACAACGGCTTGGCTTGAGGAACGCGTTGCGACCGCAATGGGCAGAGAAGGATTCTCGCTCTCCGAGCTTCCGAGCAAATGCGAATTGATGGTCGCGTTGGGCGGGGATGGGACACTCCTTGCGGTTGCGAGACACGCATGTCGCGCCAGAATACCTCTCCTCGGTGTCAACCTCGGAGGTCTGGGATTCTTGACCGAGTTGACGGTTCCCGAGGTGATACCCACGCTCGAGAAAATCGGACGAGGGCAACTGTTGGTGGAAGAGAGAATGATGCTCGAGGCGCGGGTGGAGGACGCTTCCGGTCAGGTGACTTCGAGATACGCGTGTCTGAACGACGCCGTGATGAACAAGTCTGCCTTCTCGAGGGCGGTACAAATCAACATGTGGGTGTCGGACTTCTACGTTGGTACGTTCCTCGCGGACGGACTCATTGTATCTACTCCGACCGGTTCCACGGCCTACGCACTTTCGGCGGGCGGTCCTGTGATGAAGCCGACCATAAGGGCCCTGATCGCAACTCCTATTTGCCCGCACACGCTGGCCGTGCGGCCCCTCATTTTCTCCGAGGACGAGGAGCTGAAGATCGAGGTGCTCGCTGACAAGAGCGAGGTGACATTGACCATGGACGGGCAGGAGGGCCGGCGACTCGCCCGGGGCGAGAAGGCATTGTTCAGGAAGGCGAACGAGAGCACTCTGCTTGTCCGTTCCGGTGATCGGTCCTTCTACGAAGTGCTGAGAACAAAACTGGGATGGGGCGGGTTAGCGAAGCGCTAG
- the rny gene encoding ribonuclease Y, producing the protein MSYAVMFYVILGVLVAIGVFFAGWYAYKKVSESKLVSAEKLAEKIVREAQKEAETRKKGAVLEAKDEWYKAKASFEKETQATRQQLQVLERRLGEREGSLNRRADLLERKERELRRLERDTLTKEKAIEERDKELAGLIREQNARLEKIAGLTAEEAKALLMSNLESEARHDAARLLNEIRENAVRDADKEVRKILTLAIQRCAAEHVVESTVSVVSLPNDEMKGRIIGREGRNIRAFETATGVDVIIDDTPEAVILSGFDPIRREIAKVALSKLINDGRIHPGRIEEVVTKTQKEMEEQIRETGEQTCLEVGIHGLHPELVRLLGRLRYRTSYGQNVLEHSKEVAFLAGMMASELGLDATIAKRAGLLHDIGKAADHEAEGTHAQIGRELVVKYGEAPIVIEAVAEHHNDPQPDTLMAVLVQAADAVSGARPGARRESLETYVKRLEKLERVADSFPGVGKAYAIQAGREIRIMVEHKEVDDAKAAVLASEIARKVERELEYPGQIKIVVIRETRAVEYAK; encoded by the coding sequence ATGAGTTACGCTGTCATGTTCTACGTGATACTGGGCGTGCTGGTTGCAATCGGTGTTTTCTTCGCGGGCTGGTACGCGTACAAGAAGGTCTCTGAGAGTAAGCTCGTCAGCGCGGAGAAATTGGCCGAGAAGATAGTCCGCGAGGCTCAGAAGGAAGCCGAAACAAGAAAGAAGGGCGCGGTTCTCGAGGCCAAGGACGAGTGGTACAAGGCCAAGGCAAGCTTCGAAAAAGAGACTCAGGCCACGCGGCAGCAGCTTCAGGTCCTGGAGCGAAGGCTGGGCGAGAGGGAAGGCAGCCTGAACCGGCGAGCGGACCTTCTGGAGAGGAAGGAAAGAGAACTGAGGCGGCTGGAGCGGGATACCCTCACGAAAGAGAAGGCCATCGAGGAAAGGGACAAGGAGCTCGCGGGACTCATAAGGGAACAGAATGCCAGATTGGAGAAAATAGCGGGGCTCACTGCCGAAGAGGCCAAGGCGCTTCTCATGTCCAATCTTGAGAGCGAGGCTCGGCATGATGCGGCACGCCTGTTGAACGAAATAAGAGAGAATGCCGTGCGTGACGCCGACAAGGAAGTGCGAAAAATCCTGACCCTGGCGATACAACGGTGCGCCGCCGAACACGTCGTGGAGTCGACGGTCTCCGTGGTGTCACTGCCGAACGACGAAATGAAGGGAAGGATAATCGGAAGAGAGGGACGAAACATCAGGGCTTTTGAGACCGCTACTGGTGTCGACGTCATCATAGATGATACTCCGGAGGCCGTCATTCTATCGGGCTTCGATCCCATTCGAAGAGAGATCGCAAAGGTCGCGCTCTCGAAATTGATAAACGACGGCAGGATACATCCAGGTCGCATAGAAGAGGTCGTGACCAAGACTCAGAAGGAGATGGAGGAACAAATCAGGGAGACCGGTGAGCAGACGTGTCTGGAGGTGGGGATCCACGGGCTCCATCCCGAACTGGTCAGACTTCTCGGTAGATTGAGATACCGTACGAGCTACGGGCAGAACGTGCTTGAGCACAGCAAGGAAGTGGCGTTCCTGGCGGGGATGATGGCCTCCGAGTTGGGGCTTGACGCAACCATTGCAAAGCGAGCCGGGCTTCTCCACGACATCGGCAAGGCGGCCGATCACGAAGCTGAAGGGACACACGCGCAAATCGGCAGGGAGCTGGTTGTCAAGTACGGTGAGGCGCCGATCGTCATAGAAGCAGTGGCCGAACATCACAACGACCCCCAGCCCGACACGCTGATGGCCGTCCTCGTGCAGGCAGCGGACGCCGTCTCCGGTGCGAGACCGGGCGCGAGACGCGAGAGTCTTGAAACCTACGTCAAACGGCTCGAGAAGCTCGAGAGAGTGGCAGATTCCTTCCCCGGAGTTGGTAAGGCTTACGCGATTCAGGCCGGGAGAGAGATTCGAATCATGGTCGAGCACAAGGAAGTGGACGACGCAAAAGCCGCCGTCCTCGCGTCCGAGATCGCGAGGAAAGTCGAACGCGAGCTTGAGTATCCAGGACAGATAAAGATCGTCGTGATACGCGAGACGAGGGCAGTGGAGTACGCGAAGTAG
- a CDS encoding divergent PAP2 family protein — MQIAETMQRSPLLIACSCGLLVQAMKGLSFLLRERKINFRRFVETGGMPSSHSAAVCALSTAVGNIQGYASPLFHVTAFFSFIVMFDAAGVRRAAGKQARILNRLVHEHLKKAREERLRELLGHTPFEVFVGGAIGILYALAWF; from the coding sequence ATGCAAATAGCTGAGACCATGCAAAGGAGCCCCTTACTTATTGCCTGCAGTTGCGGCCTGCTTGTGCAGGCGATGAAAGGGCTATCTTTCCTACTGAGGGAGAGGAAGATCAACTTTAGGAGATTCGTCGAGACGGGAGGAATGCCGAGTTCCCACTCGGCCGCCGTGTGTGCTCTTTCCACGGCGGTTGGCAACATTCAGGGTTACGCATCGCCTCTCTTTCACGTGACTGCCTTCTTCAGTTTCATAGTGATGTTCGATGCGGCGGGCGTGAGGAGGGCGGCCGGTAAGCAGGCAAGGATCTTGAACCGCCTGGTTCATGAGCATCTCAAGAAGGCTAGAGAGGAGAGGCTCCGCGAGCTGTTGGGCCACACTCCCTTTGAAGTTTTTGTAGGCGGTGCGATAGGTATTCTGTATGCCTTGGCCTGGTTCTAG
- a CDS encoding polyprenyl synthetase family protein: MSRSRSPMKRGLRSKPEEAEIPAFLDRFMKQEAARIEAVLSDVLPNPRRRPSSVHRAMAYGVLGGGKRIRPILSVMAYRACGGRGREIYTVGAAMELIHSFTLIHDDLPCMDDDTLRRGKPTVHVAFGEAVALLAGDALLSLAFELLSSLGISRPSLGVRTSRMVHEVARAAGTMGVVGGQVLDIESERKIVAPGTIDYIHTHKTGALITCSVRLGALLAGAPRRRLDALSRYGSRLGFAFQIVDDIRDLKASSEELGKSRARDRVRRKATYPLVKGLEKSLAKAQALVDDAKIDVTGFGKYEAHFKALADYVVRRAVVAGR, translated from the coding sequence TTGAGCCGCTCTCGTTCCCCGATGAAGAGGGGTCTCAGAAGTAAGCCGGAAGAGGCCGAGATTCCGGCGTTCCTGGATCGATTCATGAAGCAAGAGGCGGCACGCATCGAAGCTGTGTTGTCCGACGTGCTTCCGAATCCGAGGCGAAGGCCTTCTTCGGTGCACAGGGCCATGGCCTACGGGGTCCTGGGTGGAGGCAAGAGGATCAGGCCCATCCTCTCCGTCATGGCGTACAGGGCCTGCGGGGGTAGGGGAAGGGAAATCTACACGGTCGGTGCCGCGATGGAGCTCATTCACAGCTTCACTCTGATTCACGATGATCTGCCTTGCATGGACGACGACACGCTGCGTCGGGGCAAGCCCACGGTGCACGTCGCGTTTGGCGAGGCCGTGGCGCTCCTTGCAGGTGATGCACTGCTTTCGCTCGCCTTTGAGCTCCTGTCTTCTCTGGGGATTTCGCGACCGTCATTGGGTGTTAGAACCAGCAGAATGGTGCACGAAGTAGCTCGGGCCGCAGGCACCATGGGCGTGGTTGGAGGACAGGTGTTGGACATTGAGTCCGAGAGGAAGATTGTGGCACCGGGCACGATCGATTACATCCATACTCACAAGACGGGAGCCTTGATCACCTGCTCCGTCCGTCTCGGGGCTCTCCTGGCAGGTGCACCCCGGCGGAGGCTTGACGCGCTGTCAAGATATGGGAGCCGGTTGGGCTTCGCTTTTCAGATCGTTGATGACATCAGAGACCTGAAGGCAAGTTCCGAGGAACTGGGTAAGTCACGGGCGCGGGACAGGGTCAGGAGGAAGGCCACGTACCCGCTCGTCAAGGGACTCGAGAAGTCTCTGGCCAAAGCACAAGCTCTGGTGGATGATGCAAAGATAGACGTCACGGGGTTCGGCAAGTACGAAGCGCACTTCAAGGCCCTGGCTGATTACGTTGTGCGGAGGGCCGTCGTCGCTGGCAGATAG
- the zapB gene encoding cell division protein ZapB has product MDNVLIELEKKVERVASAIRRLKEENANLRSENQELNGRLGEVGKSASGNDGAVRELRSKIGQLEKERKSLIEQRKEVEARLEGILSRFDSFEGLGG; this is encoded by the coding sequence ATGGATAACGTTCTTATTGAACTCGAGAAGAAGGTTGAACGCGTTGCTTCGGCAATCAGAAGACTCAAGGAGGAGAACGCGAATCTCAGGTCCGAGAATCAGGAACTCAATGGGCGCCTTGGCGAGGTGGGGAAGAGTGCTTCGGGGAACGACGGCGCCGTCAGGGAGCTTCGATCCAAGATCGGTCAGCTCGAGAAGGAACGCAAGTCTCTGATCGAACAGAGGAAAGAGGTTGAGGCTCGCCTGGAAGGGATTTTGTCTCGATTCGATTCGTTTGAGGGATTAGGTGGCTAG
- the xseB gene encoding exodeoxyribonuclease VII small subunit, with amino-acid sequence MKNVSRERSGKTFEQALERLEEIVDALERGNVSLEKSVAYFEEGTKLIKECTQRLNGAEAKIQKLVSTEEGFRLEPLSFPDEEGSQK; translated from the coding sequence ATGAAAAACGTGAGTCGTGAACGGAGCGGTAAGACGTTTGAGCAGGCTCTGGAGCGACTGGAAGAGATCGTGGACGCCCTGGAAAGAGGCAACGTTTCACTGGAAAAGTCGGTGGCCTATTTCGAGGAAGGCACCAAGCTCATAAAGGAATGCACCCAGAGGCTGAATGGTGCAGAGGCGAAGATTCAGAAACTTGTGTCGACCGAGGAGGGTTTCAGGCTTGAGCCGCTCTCGTTCCCCGATGAAGAGGGGTCTCAGAAGTAA